In Candidatus Bathyarchaeota archaeon, one DNA window encodes the following:
- a CDS encoding DUF1508 domain-containing protein, whose amino-acid sequence MPLTCFMCPKFQVYRDFQNKSHFRLFDDKYQIVGFGGPFDKQGECLNIIEQIKLNCDAPIDDQTIITNLRLISPKYELYRDGEMFRFRLKAAGGEVILKGVDFEDKVDCMRAINVVQNCFSAEIDDPSILEAELEAPTQKRYYDSVIISRGIVPLPQIELAKDRLSQESPLQPLLSTSILAIMGLEYAMNLTVDVLNIAFCASDMLRSSTRRTVNAYNSKDYTYQHSKFR is encoded by the coding sequence ATGCCGTTAACTTGTTTTATGTGCCCCAAATTTCAGGTTTACCGCGATTTTCAAAACAAAAGTCACTTCCGTTTATTTGATGACAAATACCAAATCGTTGGATTTGGGGGACCATTCGACAAACAAGGCGAATGCCTAAACATTATAGAACAAATCAAACTCAACTGTGACGCCCCTATCGATGACCAAACTATAATCACCAACCTGCGACTCATAAGTCCAAAATATGAACTCTACCGTGACGGGGAAATGTTTCGGTTCAGGCTTAAAGCAGCGGGCGGTGAAGTGATTTTGAAGGGGGTAGATTTTGAAGACAAAGTGGATTGTATGCGGGCAATCAATGTTGTCCAAAACTGTTTCAGTGCGGAGATAGATGATCCCAGCATTCTCGAAGCTGAACTTGAAGCGCCCACGCAAAAACGCTACTACGACTCCGTCATTATCTCGCGGGGTATCGTGCCCTTGCCCCAAATTGAACTTGCCAAAGACCGCCTAAGCCAAGAGTCGCCACTGCAACCCTTGCTGTCCACGTCGATTCTTGCAATAATGGGTTTAGAATACGCTATGAACCTAACCGTTGATGTTTTAAACATCGCGTTTTGCGCCTCAGATATGCTGCGTTCAAGCACAAGAAGAACAGTTAACGCCTACAACAGCAAAGACTACACGTATCAGCACTCAAAATTTAGGTGA
- a CDS encoding YkgJ family cysteine cluster protein — protein sequence MNFNNVVFPNNVGFKCKNCGTCCKMQPPDVSKTEKKRIEEKGFADFVEGPDENGVLWVKRKEDGGCWFLGEDNKCKIYSVRPQICRLEPFDLVDFDYKKNRIEVDLNFPFTCACVGCDEADIAEVEEIARAAQVLVQKIVSLTANDLGLPVTHKRVLAEARSRLLRRGVERANLQV from the coding sequence TTGAACTTCAATAATGTTGTTTTTCCCAATAACGTAGGTTTCAAATGCAAAAACTGCGGAACATGCTGTAAAATGCAGCCGCCCGACGTGAGCAAAACCGAGAAAAAACGTATCGAAGAGAAGGGGTTTGCGGATTTTGTTGAGGGTCCAGATGAGAATGGGGTTTTATGGGTTAAACGCAAAGAAGATGGAGGCTGCTGGTTTTTGGGTGAGGACAATAAATGCAAAATTTACTCTGTACGCCCACAGATTTGCAGGTTAGAGCCGTTTGACTTGGTGGATTTTGATTATAAGAAAAACCGCATTGAAGTGGACTTGAATTTTCCCTTTACCTGCGCTTGTGTGGGTTGTGATGAAGCCGACATTGCTGAGGTTGAGGAGATTGCTCGGGCGGCTCAGGTTTTGGTGCAGAAAATCGTGTCGTTGACGGCTAATGATTTGGGGTTGCCTGTTACCCACAAGCGGGTTTTGGCTGAAGCACGTTCACGGCTGTTGCGGCGTGGGGTGGAGCGGGCAAATCTGCAGGTGTAA
- a CDS encoding O-acetyl-ADP-ribose deacetylase — MEINVAITKLQLIQDDITNVKADAIVNAANSTLLGGGGVDGAIHRVGGPKILEECKKIRATDWPDGLPTGQAVITSGGNLKAKFVIHTVGPIWRGGLQDESKLLRLAYRNCLKLAVQKGLKTVAFPSISTGAYGYPTEEAAQVALKAVVDFLKSDDDLERVTFVLFSKVDFDIYANTLKGLY, encoded by the coding sequence ATGGAAATAAATGTCGCAATAACTAAACTACAACTCATCCAAGACGACATAACCAATGTAAAAGCAGACGCAATCGTAAACGCAGCAAACAGCACACTGTTGGGCGGCGGAGGCGTGGATGGCGCAATTCACCGTGTGGGCGGACCAAAAATCCTCGAAGAATGCAAAAAAATCCGTGCGACAGATTGGCCTGATGGATTACCCACTGGACAGGCAGTTATCACATCGGGCGGGAATCTCAAGGCAAAATTCGTGATTCACACGGTTGGTCCCATCTGGCGGGGAGGCTTGCAGGATGAATCCAAACTGCTTCGGCTTGCGTATCGGAACTGCCTTAAATTGGCGGTGCAGAAGGGGCTTAAAACCGTAGCGTTCCCTTCTATCAGCACAGGCGCGTATGGCTACCCTACAGAGGAAGCGGCTCAGGTGGCATTAAAAGCGGTGGTTGATTTCCTAAAAAGCGACGATGATTTGGAGCGGGTGACGTTTGTGCTGTTTTCTAAAGTGGATTTTGACATTTACGCCAACACCCTGAAGGGGTTGTATTGA
- a CDS encoding LysE family translocator, producing the protein MDYITNFYVFLASVVLISLSGVLMPGPLFAVTIQKSAKSKTAGALIAVGHGIVEFPLMCLIFFALSQFAIPLFVQVTVGLVGGALMVFMGVQTFRNRHKQENPPPITKRDSILAGIYTTAANAGFILWWLTIGTALVLNAKLFGFWGFSVFAGVHWSCDFLWYAVAGWAIFKSQRFWTERVHQGVVLFCVAVFVGFGLWFFGSALWSAISTVI; encoded by the coding sequence TTGGATTATATAACTAACTTTTACGTATTCTTAGCCTCCGTTGTGTTGATTTCACTCTCAGGCGTACTCATGCCTGGTCCACTCTTTGCCGTCACCATCCAAAAATCCGCAAAAAGCAAAACCGCAGGCGCCCTAATCGCAGTTGGGCACGGTATCGTTGAGTTTCCTTTGATGTGTCTCATATTTTTTGCTCTCAGCCAGTTCGCTATTCCGCTCTTTGTGCAGGTCACGGTCGGCTTAGTTGGGGGTGCTTTGATGGTTTTTATGGGTGTACAAACATTCCGTAACCGTCACAAGCAAGAAAACCCCCCGCCTATCACCAAACGCGACTCCATTTTAGCAGGCATCTACACAACGGCAGCCAACGCAGGCTTCATCCTTTGGTGGCTAACCATTGGAACAGCGCTGGTTTTGAATGCGAAACTTTTTGGGTTTTGGGGGTTTTCCGTGTTCGCGGGGGTGCATTGGAGCTGTGATTTTCTCTGGTACGCCGTGGCTGGTTGGGCAATTTTTAAGTCTCAGCGGTTCTGGACTGAGCGAGTGCATCAGGGTGTTGTACTGTTTTGTGTAGCAGTGTTTGTCGGGTTTGGTTTATGGTTTTTTGGTTCCGCGCTTTGGTCTGCGATTAGCACAGTTATATAG
- a CDS encoding NTP transferase domain-containing protein, with protein sequence MNRSAIILPFNEAGQDRGLMEVNGKPFIKTAVSNVCEYVDEVVIVVSSQEQADAYAKHVPAIARFVVDPQELQKPAAAALAGFEAALGDYCLLTSLATPLIQKDIALLLFECGIGKSATIPRTPDCESNPLQAVYQKSIAIEELKRALDEGISNLAVMVDGMRGVRFMSTMIFEQITPPVASKSKPQKSKGASKKKTKPKKR encoded by the coding sequence ATGAACAGGTCAGCAATCATTTTACCCTTTAACGAAGCAGGTCAAGACAGAGGACTCATGGAAGTTAACGGCAAACCCTTCATAAAAACAGCTGTAAGCAACGTTTGTGAGTACGTGGATGAGGTCGTTATAGTTGTTTCCTCACAAGAGCAAGCAGACGCCTACGCCAAACATGTTCCCGCCATAGCCAGATTTGTTGTTGACCCACAAGAACTCCAAAAACCCGCGGCTGCGGCATTGGCTGGTTTTGAAGCTGCATTGGGCGATTACTGCCTGCTTACTTCGTTAGCTACACCCCTCATACAAAAAGACATCGCATTGCTACTGTTTGAATGCGGCATCGGCAAATCCGCAACAATCCCCCGAACTCCCGACTGTGAAAGTAATCCTTTGCAGGCTGTTTATCAAAAAAGCATCGCTATAGAAGAGTTGAAGCGTGCGTTGGATGAGGGTATTTCAAATTTGGCAGTGATGGTTGATGGTATGCGTGGGGTGCGTTTTATGTCAACGATGATTTTTGAGCAGATAACTCCGCCAGTTGCAAGTAAGAGTAAGCCGCAGAAAAGTAAGGGCGCAAGCAAAAAGAAAACTAAACCCAAAAAGCGATAA